One window of Alkalispirochaeta americana genomic DNA carries:
- a CDS encoding nucleotide-binding protein, with translation MQHLIPIASGKGGVGKTLLAANLGIALAQQGKTVVLIDLDLGGSNLHTLLGIRNSHPGIGHFIYKKAETLEELLVETSQHQLFLIPGDGLFCATANLPFHRKQAILKQLPDIPADFVILDLGSGTTYNTLDLFLTSSAGLLVTSPDTTAILNAYSFLKSAMFRLLQRSFSAKSSERHLVMDFLQQKMEGGNHHIQELVEQIHRLDAESGNRAREALSQFRPRVVMNMGRTAQDIRLGGRLRKVVQDNLKSGIEFIAYLPQDEYASRSPLERTPTLLRYPECPYSQGIKHCAHRIIQEPVPPMQALFEDDQDLQELADQFGNLL, from the coding sequence ATGCAGCACCTGATCCCCATCGCAAGCGGAAAAGGAGGGGTTGGAAAAACCCTTCTTGCAGCAAACCTGGGCATCGCCCTGGCGCAACAAGGCAAAACGGTGGTCCTGATAGATCTGGACCTGGGAGGAAGCAACCTCCACACCCTCCTGGGCATCCGTAACAGCCACCCCGGAATTGGCCACTTCATCTACAAAAAGGCAGAAACCCTTGAAGAACTCCTGGTAGAAACGTCACAGCACCAACTCTTTCTTATTCCCGGGGACGGACTCTTTTGCGCAACGGCTAACCTCCCTTTTCACCGGAAGCAGGCAATTCTCAAGCAGCTGCCAGACATACCGGCAGATTTTGTCATCCTTGACCTGGGTTCCGGCACCACCTACAACACCCTGGACCTTTTCCTTACCTCTTCTGCGGGACTGCTTGTGACATCACCGGACACAACGGCAATTCTGAACGCCTATTCCTTCCTGAAATCAGCCATGTTTCGCTTGCTCCAGCGCAGTTTTTCTGCCAAAAGTTCCGAGCGCCACCTGGTTATGGATTTTCTTCAACAAAAAATGGAGGGCGGCAATCACCACATCCAGGAGCTGGTGGAGCAGATCCACCGCCTGGATGCCGAAAGCGGCAACCGTGCCCGGGAGGCTCTCTCGCAGTTCCGCCCCCGGGTTGTGATGAACATGGGCCGCACAGCCCAGGACATCCGTCTGGGCGGGCGGCTTCGAAAAGTAGTTCAGGACAATTTGAAAAGCGGGATCGAGTTCATCGCCTATCTCCCCCAGGACGAATATGCCTCGCGAAGCCCTCTGGAACGAACCCCCACCCTTTTGCGCTACCCCGAATGCCCCTATTCCCAGGGGATCAAACACTGCGCGCACCGGATCATCCAGGAGCCGGTCCCGCCAATGCAAGCTCTTTTTGAAGACGATCAGGACCTGCAGGAGCTGGCCGATCAGTTCGGAAATCTACTGTGA
- a CDS encoding adenine phosphoribosyltransferase produces the protein MSYDAIIDKAIRRVPDFPKPGVLFYDLTSLLAHPDAFRHTLDRMVETYRDTRLEAVAAIEARGFLLAAPFAYRLGIPLILLRKKGKLPGDTLRRSFDLEYGRDTIEVHREDVPAGGNVLVVDDLIATGGTVEAACALLEEAGAVVSGVFAVVGLPFLGYQERLGTRDVQCLQYYQSETA, from the coding sequence ATGAGTTACGATGCAATCATTGACAAGGCAATTCGCCGGGTTCCTGATTTCCCCAAACCGGGAGTTCTCTTTTATGATCTTACCAGCCTTTTGGCGCATCCCGATGCGTTCCGTCATACTCTGGATCGCATGGTCGAGACCTACCGGGACACCAGGCTGGAGGCCGTGGCCGCTATTGAGGCCCGGGGGTTTTTGCTGGCCGCGCCTTTTGCCTATCGCCTGGGAATCCCCCTGATCCTGTTGCGGAAAAAGGGCAAGCTTCCCGGCGACACCCTGCGTCGATCCTTTGATCTCGAGTACGGCCGGGACACGATCGAGGTTCACCGGGAGGACGTTCCCGCGGGAGGGAACGTTCTGGTGGTGGACGATCTGATTGCCACGGGAGGAACGGTGGAGGCGGCGTGTGCTCTTCTCGAGGAGGCTGGCGCTGTGGTGTCGGGAGTTTTTGCCGTGGTGGGGCTTCCCTTTCTGGGATACCAGGAGCGTCTGGGGACACGGGATGTACAGTGTTTGCAGTATTATCAAAGCGAGACGGCTTGA
- the tsaD gene encoding tRNA (adenosine(37)-N6)-threonylcarbamoyltransferase complex transferase subunit TsaD: MLVLGIESSCDETSAAVVRDGRTIESLVVASQSDIHARHHGVVPEIASRAHVEQILPVVSRALHEAGVDPVHSGLSGVAVTNRPGLSGSLAVGVSFAKAYALGAELPFVAVDHMAAHAYAAQLVNPEEPPLAYPYIVLLVSGGHTIIAVSRSPGELEILGTTIDDACGEAYDKVSAYLGTGYPGGPVIDDLARRGDSRACRFPQPKLNRNDNRYDFSYSGLKTAVVHQLDRFWNDEYPRTRENIAAAFQKAAIDMLMTRVENALEDTSIARVTAGGGVASNGYLRERLLALADQGVEVVLPPPLLCMDNAAMVAGLGHQMLSAGVRSGLDAGVTARVASFRRRGRPHPSQ; the protein is encoded by the coding sequence ATGCTAGTGCTTGGAATTGAGAGTTCCTGTGACGAGACCTCGGCCGCCGTTGTTCGCGATGGTCGTACCATAGAGTCCCTGGTGGTGGCGAGTCAAAGCGATATCCACGCCCGTCATCATGGCGTTGTACCCGAGATCGCCTCGCGGGCTCACGTGGAGCAAATTCTTCCCGTGGTGTCCCGTGCGCTCCACGAGGCCGGAGTTGACCCGGTCCATTCGGGGCTCTCGGGGGTGGCGGTTACAAACCGACCAGGGCTGAGCGGTTCTCTGGCTGTGGGAGTCTCTTTTGCCAAGGCCTACGCCCTCGGAGCGGAGCTCCCCTTTGTGGCGGTTGATCACATGGCCGCCCACGCCTACGCAGCGCAGCTGGTGAACCCCGAAGAACCTCCTCTGGCGTATCCCTACATTGTTCTCCTTGTTTCCGGGGGGCATACCATTATTGCCGTGAGCCGGAGTCCCGGTGAACTGGAGATACTGGGAACAACCATCGACGACGCCTGCGGAGAAGCCTACGACAAGGTGAGCGCCTATCTTGGCACGGGATATCCCGGGGGACCTGTGATCGACGACTTGGCTCGTCGGGGCGACTCCCGGGCCTGCCGTTTCCCGCAACCCAAACTGAATCGCAACGATAACCGCTACGATTTCTCTTACTCGGGCCTCAAGACTGCCGTGGTGCACCAGCTGGATCGCTTCTGGAACGATGAGTACCCGCGAACCCGGGAGAACATCGCGGCTGCTTTTCAAAAAGCAGCGATTGACATGCTCATGACCAGGGTAGAGAACGCCCTGGAGGATACAAGTATTGCCAGGGTGACCGCCGGTGGCGGGGTCGCCTCTAATGGATATCTGCGGGAGCGTCTTTTGGCGTTGGCCGACCAGGGGGTAGAGGTTGTCTTGCCTCCTCCGCTGCTTTGCATGGATAACGCCGCCATGGTCGCAGGTTTGGGGCACCAGATGCTCTCTGCCGGCGTTCGAAGCGGTCTTGATGCGGGAGTCACCGCCCGGGTCGCCTCTTTTCGCCGACGAGGGCGGCCCCATCCATCACAGTAG
- a CDS encoding flavodoxin domain-containing protein, translating into MKTLIVYATRYGATEKASRTLARQLHGDITLVNLVREDAPNPGTYDQVLIGGSIYAGSIQKEVRQFCTAHQEQLLCQTIGLFVCCREEHTAREQLETSLGVDLVAHATSTGSFGYEFDFSSMNIFFRLVIRILAKTKESQFNLREEKIKEFAAHFAPDHS; encoded by the coding sequence ATGAAAACACTGATTGTATACGCTACCAGGTACGGAGCCACCGAAAAAGCCTCCCGGACCCTTGCCCGGCAGTTGCACGGCGATATCACGCTTGTCAATCTTGTGAGGGAGGATGCGCCGAACCCCGGCACCTATGATCAGGTGCTGATTGGTGGCTCTATCTATGCCGGATCCATACAGAAAGAGGTCAGGCAGTTCTGCACTGCCCATCAGGAACAGCTTCTCTGCCAGACCATCGGTCTCTTTGTGTGTTGCCGTGAGGAGCACACAGCTCGCGAGCAACTGGAAACCTCTCTGGGTGTAGATCTCGTCGCCCACGCCACCTCGACAGGAAGCTTTGGCTACGAGTTCGATTTCAGTTCAATGAACATCTTCTTCAGACTGGTCATCCGCATTTTGGCAAAAACCAAAGAAAGCCAGTTTAATCTCAGGGAAGAAAAAATTAAGGAATTTGCCGCGCACTTTGCCCCCGACCACAGCTGA
- a CDS encoding DUF5054 domain-containing protein, which yields MTPEVGKVVVVFKTHLDVGFTDYAWRVQERYHEVFIPRAINLAKQIREEGSDISFVWTTGSWLIHEALECCRGRRLKMLERAIEEGDIAWHGLPFTTHCELMEASLFRFGLSLSEKLDRRFGKTTVSAKMTDVPGHTRSIVPQLADAGIRFLHIGVNPASTRPRIPDGYVWRHSDDSEVLVVYGGNSYGGTTVLPGVSTGLAVVHSNDNHGPPGAAEVEESFRGLRQAFPRAEVVSGRLDDFAVDLDAVRNNLPVVTDEIGDTWIHGVGTDPAKVSGFLELQRLGTLWENAPEGGPDPESFDAFRRVLLLIPEHTWGMDEKTFLDDYRHYTAADLEKLRRTEVCIRFERSWQEQRRYLDQALGLLKDPQRRQAREALDSLVPQYPDRRGYERIGHPGMIFSTPLMTIGFDEETGAICHMRERTSRRLWATRPHPLASYLYETFSAEDYNRFGRQYVRAWPGAEAWARKDFTKPGLEALDIPHQTVAPILDALWYRTDEAGDAWFILEMTMPEGAVRDFGAPAQLTTQVHVQAGAPEIDLVFQWFRKKACRIPEASWLSFLPRSGHRPAWAFRKMGSWISPTQVVWNGNRKLHALEEARYRDDRGGMTIVPLDSPLAAPGERSLLDFNNRQPLRTKGVHFNLHNNVWGTNFPMWYEEDGRFRFTINVGDVTL from the coding sequence ATGACACCCGAGGTCGGGAAGGTTGTGGTCGTTTTCAAGACACACCTTGACGTGGGTTTTACCGATTATGCCTGGAGGGTTCAGGAGCGCTACCACGAGGTTTTTATCCCCCGGGCGATCAATCTGGCGAAGCAGATCCGGGAGGAGGGCTCTGACATCTCCTTTGTCTGGACAACCGGGTCCTGGCTGATCCATGAGGCTCTGGAATGCTGCCGGGGGAGGCGACTGAAAATGCTGGAACGTGCCATCGAAGAGGGAGACATTGCCTGGCATGGCCTTCCTTTTACCACCCATTGCGAACTCATGGAGGCGTCGCTTTTCCGGTTCGGGCTTTCCCTGAGCGAAAAACTGGACAGGCGTTTTGGAAAGACCACGGTCTCTGCAAAGATGACCGATGTTCCCGGGCATACACGCAGCATCGTGCCCCAGCTAGCGGATGCAGGGATTCGCTTTCTCCATATCGGGGTGAACCCGGCATCGACACGGCCGAGGATACCCGATGGGTATGTCTGGAGACACTCCGACGATTCTGAGGTTCTTGTTGTTTACGGGGGAAACAGTTATGGAGGAACCACGGTGCTGCCCGGGGTATCGACGGGCCTTGCCGTAGTCCATTCAAACGATAACCATGGACCGCCGGGGGCAGCAGAAGTTGAGGAGTCCTTTCGAGGATTGCGACAGGCCTTTCCCCGGGCAGAGGTCGTTTCCGGACGGCTCGATGATTTTGCCGTAGATCTTGATGCTGTCAGGAATAATCTGCCTGTCGTCACGGACGAAATCGGGGATACCTGGATTCATGGTGTGGGTACCGATCCGGCAAAGGTATCGGGCTTTCTTGAATTACAGCGTCTGGGCACCCTCTGGGAGAACGCTCCCGAAGGAGGTCCTGATCCGGAAAGTTTTGATGCTTTTCGTCGCGTGCTCCTGCTGATCCCTGAGCACACTTGGGGAATGGACGAGAAGACCTTCCTTGACGACTACCGTCATTATACCGCTGCGGATCTTGAGAAGCTTCGCAGAACCGAGGTGTGCATCCGGTTTGAGCGTTCCTGGCAGGAGCAACGCCGATACCTCGATCAGGCCCTGGGTCTGCTCAAGGACCCGCAACGCAGGCAGGCCCGGGAGGCTCTGGATTCTCTTGTTCCACAGTACCCCGACAGGAGGGGCTATGAACGGATCGGCCATCCCGGGATGATCTTCAGCACCCCCTTGATGACAATCGGTTTCGACGAAGAAACCGGGGCCATATGCCATATGAGAGAACGAACCAGCAGGCGACTCTGGGCGACACGGCCACATCCTCTGGCCAGCTATCTATACGAAACCTTCTCGGCCGAGGACTACAACCGGTTTGGTCGTCAATATGTGCGAGCCTGGCCCGGGGCAGAGGCCTGGGCCAGGAAGGATTTTACCAAGCCCGGTCTGGAGGCCCTCGACATACCGCACCAGACCGTTGCCCCCATTCTGGATGCCCTGTGGTACCGGACCGATGAGGCAGGAGATGCGTGGTTCATTCTGGAAATGACCATGCCCGAAGGTGCGGTAAGGGATTTTGGAGCACCGGCACAGCTAACGACCCAGGTCCATGTCCAGGCTGGAGCGCCGGAGATTGATCTGGTTTTCCAGTGGTTCAGGAAGAAGGCCTGCCGGATACCCGAAGCATCCTGGCTGTCTTTCCTGCCTCGTTCCGGACATCGTCCTGCCTGGGCCTTCAGAAAAATGGGAAGCTGGATTTCGCCAACCCAGGTCGTGTGGAACGGAAACAGAAAACTCCACGCCCTTGAGGAGGCCCGGTACCGGGATGACAGAGGCGGCATGACCATTGTTCCCCTGGATTCTCCCCTGGCTGCACCGGGAGAGCGGTCCCTGCTGGACTTTAACAACCGGCAACCTTTACGGACAAAGGGTGTTCATTTTAATCTCCACAACAATGTCTGGGGAACGAACTTTCCCATGTGGTACGAGGAAGATGGGCGCTTCAGATTTACCATCAACGTGGGAGATGTCACCCTGTGA
- a CDS encoding divergent polysaccharide deacetylase family protein — MVRRQGIFLGFLLLGVAGSIAFLVFQGGGHSPDRVISYPPLDILEETRREEPPVVQEDDLVPVSPPEKLADPAPRLYLVLDDAGQSWDEMEMFSALTVPYTVAVLPGLPQSQEVLRQAQSRGYQVILHQPMEAFNGQNPGPGAIFANQSIEESLEILRENLGRYSGVVGLNNHMGSRITSDPSFVRPLLREVKAQELFFLDSLTTGKSVVSAVAAEEGIPVLVRDVFLDHHRSEEEIRGQLDRALEIARCRGQVIMIGHVTVPETARVLIERQDEILREGFRFLPLSCAWEACDASAWN, encoded by the coding sequence ATGGTACGGCGACAAGGTATTTTTCTCGGTTTCCTGCTTCTTGGTGTTGCGGGTAGCATCGCGTTTCTTGTATTTCAGGGAGGAGGACACTCCCCCGATCGGGTAATCTCGTACCCTCCTTTGGACATTCTGGAAGAGACTCGCCGGGAAGAACCTCCTGTTGTACAGGAGGATGACCTTGTTCCGGTTTCTCCTCCCGAAAAACTAGCTGATCCTGCACCCCGGTTGTATCTGGTTTTGGACGATGCCGGGCAATCATGGGATGAGATGGAGATGTTTTCTGCCCTGACCGTGCCCTACACGGTGGCGGTGCTACCCGGATTGCCTCAAAGCCAGGAGGTGCTCCGGCAAGCGCAGAGCCGGGGGTATCAGGTAATTCTTCATCAGCCCATGGAGGCCTTCAACGGTCAGAACCCGGGGCCGGGAGCCATTTTTGCAAACCAAAGCATTGAGGAATCCCTGGAGATACTGAGAGAGAACCTTGGGCGCTATTCCGGTGTGGTGGGATTAAACAATCACATGGGGAGTCGCATCACCAGTGATCCCTCTTTTGTGAGGCCCCTCCTGCGAGAGGTGAAAGCCCAGGAGCTCTTCTTTCTGGACAGTCTTACCACCGGGAAAAGCGTGGTTTCTGCTGTAGCAGCTGAAGAGGGTATTCCTGTCCTGGTGAGAGATGTCTTTCTTGACCACCATCGAAGCGAAGAAGAAATACGGGGCCAGCTGGATCGTGCTCTGGAGATAGCCCGCTGCCGGGGCCAGGTCATAATGATTGGTCATGTGACCGTTCCGGAAACAGCTCGAGTCCTTATAGAGCGGCAAGATGAAATCCTTCGGGAGGGGTTCCGTTTTCTCCCTCTCTCCTGCGCCTGGGAGGCCTGTGATGCTAGTGCTTGGAATTGA